DNA sequence from the Streptomyces sp. NBC_01497 genome:
CGGCAGCGTCGCGGCCCCCACCGTCACCGCGTCCGGGCCGAGTTGACCCATCTCTATGGTGGAGCGGGCGGCGGCGTGCCCGAGCGAGTAACGTCCGGCATGCCGGCGGATGGCGGGCAGCAGGTGCGGCCCGATGAGCAGGCCTGCCCAGCCCCCGAGCAGGACCCGGTCGGGCAGGAAGACGTTGATGACGTCCGCGAGCGCCGCGCCGAGGCACTCGGCCGTCTCGTCCAGCAAGGACACCGCCAGCGGGTCGGGTCGGTCGGCGGGGTCGGACGGGAACGCCGCTTCGAGGAGCGCGGCGAGCGCGCTCTCGTCGTCGGCGTCGTCGGGCAGCGGGCCGCCGGCCTCCCGCCACCGCTCGCGCATCGCCTCGGCGCCGGCGTACGCCTCCAGGCAGCCGATGGCGCCGCACCGGCAGCGGCGGCCGCCCATGTGCACCGTCGTGTGCCCCCACTCGAAGGCGGTCCTGCGGCGGCTCTCCTCGACGAGCGCGCCTCCGTTGATCACGCTGGCGCCCACGCCGGAACCGATGAGGGCGATGGCCGCCGTGCCCGCCCCCCTGCCGCCGCCGAACCACATCTCCGCCTGGCCGAGCGTCTTCGCACCGTTGTCGATGAACAGTGGCACCTCGGCGGGGACTTCGATCACGGCCCGGAGCAGCTTCTCGAACGGCACCGCGCTCCAGCCGATGGTGGGACCGTGCACCACCGCGCCGTCGGGGCCGCCGCTCTCGATGATGCCGGGGGTGCCGATGCCGATGCCGAGGAGTTGCGCGGGGTCCGCCCCCGCCGCCTGGAGGACCTCGGCGATGCCGCGGCGCACATGGGAGAGAACGAGACCCACGTCGTAGCCGTGCTGTTCCAGCAGTCGGTCGCTGCGGGCGAGTTCGGTGAGCGAGAGGTCGAACAGCTCGACCCGCACGCGGGTCTCGCCGAGGTCGATCCCGATGAGCAGCCCGCCGGCCGGGGCGACCCGGAGCAGTGTACGGGGCCTGCCACCGTCGGAATCGACGACTCCGGCCTCCTCCAGAACTCCCTCCGCGGCGAGTTCGGCGACGACGTTGCTGATGGAACCTGAACTCAGCCCGGTGCCCGCGCCGAGCTCCTGGCGGCTCAGGGGACCGTCGAAATACAACCGTTGCACTACCCGCGCACGGTTGCCCCGCCGCAGGTCACGCACTGTCCGTCTGCCGCGCTCAGCCATGTGTCTCCTTCCCGTGACGCAACATACCCCCGCCCAAGACCTTGACGCGACCTTCTCTCACCTCTTAAATCACGGCATAAATTAAGTCATGGAGGCCGTTCGACTCTCGAACGCTGCCATCCCCGGAAAGGGGCCACCTCACATGCGCAAGACCAGAGCCGCAGCAGCTGTCACCGTCGTCACCGTCATGGGATCTCTCCTCGCCGCCTGCGGCGGGGGTTCGTCGACCGATGGCGGCGGAAGCAATGATTCGCCGAAGACGCTCACCTACTGGGCGTCGAACCAGGGCCCCAACGTCGACTACGACAAGAAGACGCTCGGCCCCGAGCTGGCCAAGTTCCAGAAGCAGACCGGCATCAAGGTCAAGCTGGAAGTCATCCCGTGGTCCGACCTGCTGAACCGGATCCTCGCGGCGACCACCTCGGGTCAGGGCCCCGACGTCCTCAACATAGGCAACACGTGGTCCGCCTCGCTCCAGGCGAGCGGCGCCCTGCTGCCCTGGAACAAGGCGAACTTCGACGCGATCGGCGGCAAGGACCGGTTCAACGACTCGGCGGTCGCCGCGGCCGGCGCGGAGGGCAAGGACCCGTCGGCGGTCCCGCTGTACTCGCTTGCGTATGCGCTCTACTACAACAAGCAGATGTTCAAGGACGCCGGCATCGCCAGCCCGCCCAGCACCTGGGCGGACGTGGTCAAGGACGGCCAGAAGATCTCCAAGAACGGCACGTCGGGCAAGTGGGGCCTCGGCCTGGAGGGCAGCAACCTCCAGGAGAACATCCACACCTCCTACGTGCTCGCCAAGCAGCACGGCGCCGACTTCTTCGACAAGTCCGGCAAGCCCACCTTCACGTCCCCCGGCGCGGTCGACGCGGTCATGCAGTACGTCGACCTGATGCAGAAGGACAAGATCATCAACCCGGGCAACGCGGAGTACGCCCAGAACCAGTCCCTCCAGGACTTCGCCAAGGGCAAGACGGCGATGGTCGTGTGGCAGGCCGCGGCCAGCAACTTCACGTCCCAGCACATGTCCACCAACGACTGGGGCGCCGTCCCGATGCCGGTGCAGTCCGGCACCCCGGGCCAGGGCGCGCAGGTCAACTCGATGGTCGCCGGCATCAACATGGCGATCTTCAACAACACCAAGAACGTGGACGGCGCGAAGAAGTTCGTGAAGTTCATGACCAGCGACGACGAGCAGGTCATCCTCAACAAGGCCTACGGATCCGTCCCGCCGGTGAAGGCAGCGGACAGCAACCCCGCCTTCCAGCAGAGCGACATCCAGGTCATGGCCAAGACGCTGCAGACCAGCGCGACGCCGCTGCCCCAGGTCCCCGCCGAGTCGCAGTACGAGACGCAGGTCGGCACCGCGATCAAGAACCTGTGGGCCGACGTGGCGGCCGGCAAGACCGTCACCAAGGACACGGTCAAGAGCGAACTGTCCAAGGCCCAGCAACAGATGACTCAGTGAGGCCGGCTCCATGACCGCCACCGTGACACCTCCCAGTGCACACGACGCGGGCGGCAAGGAGACCTCGGGGGCCGGGGGTGCGCGCAAGAAGTCGCGTATCCCCGGCCGGCTGCGCCGGATAGGCCTGCCGTACCTTCTGCTCCTGCCCGCGATCCTGTTCGAGCTGCTCGTCCACGTCGTCCCGATGGTCGTCGGCGTCGTGATCAGCTTCCGCCAGCTGACCCTGTTCTTCATCCACAACTGGGGCGCCGCGCCCTGGGCGGGGCTGCAGAACTTCAAGGTCGCCCTCGACTTCAACAGCGCCGTGGGCAAGTCGCTGCTCCACTCGTTCTTCATCACCGTTCTGTTCACGGTGCTGTCGGTCGGTCTGTGCTGGCTGTTCGGCACGTCCGCCGCGATCATGCTCCAGGACACGTTCCGGGGGCGGGGCACGCTGCGCACGATCTTCCTCATTCCCTACGCGCTGCCCGTCTATGCCGCCGTCATCACCTGGGCGTTCATGTTCCAGCACGACAACGGCATGGTGAACCACCTCCTCCACGACCAGCTGCACCTGACCGACAGTGCGTCGTTCTGGCTGATCGGGAACAACAGCTTCTACACCCTGCTGATCGTGTCGCTGTGGAAGGGCTGGCCGTTCGCCTTCCTGATCGTGATGGCGGGCCTGCAGAACATCCCGTCCGAGCTGTACGAGGCCGCCTCGATCGACGGCGCCGGCATCTGGCAGCAGATCCGCAAGATCACCCTGCCCTCGCTGCGTTCGGTCAACCAGGTCCTGGTCCTGGTGCTGTTCCTGTGGACGTTCAACGACTTCAACACGCCGTTCGTGCTGTTCGGCAAGAACGGCAACGCACCGGGCAGCGCCGACCTGATCTCGTTCCACATCTACCAGTCGTCCTTCTCGTCCTGGAACTTCGGCTCGGGCTCGGCCATGTCGGTCCTGCTGCTCCTGTTCCTGCTGGTCGTCACCGGCATCTACCTGGCGCTCACCACGCAGCGGGAGCGAAGCAAGACGGGCGTCGGCCCCAAGCGCCGGGCGAAGTCCCCGGTGGTCCGGGCTCCCGGCGCGGAACTCGCCACCGCCGGCGCCACCGTGACCGAGGCCCCGTCCACCGCCACCGAGGCGGCCGGGGCTCCGTCGACCCGGGCCGGTGAAGTCACCGCGCCTTCCCTCGAAGAGGCCGCCGCCGCACCCTCGGCGAGGGCCGTCGAGGCGTCCCCCGCCCGGGACACCGACGCTCTCGCGGACCCGGCCGACGTGCCGGGCCCGACCACCGACGCGGCCGGCTCCACTCCGGCCAGGGAACTCGTCGCCGTCTCCACCAGGTCACCCATGGCGCCGCCACTGTCCTTCCTGTGGAGCCGCGGCGTCCTGCTGAGCATCCTGGTGCTGTTCACCCTGCTGCCCGTCTACGTGATGGTCTCCAGCTCGCTGAAGCCGCTGGAGGACGTGCAGGGCAAGTTCACCTGGATCCCGTCGCACCTCACGATCCGCCCGTACATCGACATCTGGTCGACGGTGCCGCTCGCCAAGTTCTTCATGAACTCGGCGATCGTGTCGGTCTCCGCGACGGTGTGTTCGGTGGTCATCGCGGTGTTCGCCGCCTACGCCGTGAGCCGCTACCGCTTCCGCGGCAAGCGCCTGTTCACGGTGACGGTGCTCTCGACGCAGATGTTCCCCGGCATCCTGTTCCTGCTGCCGCTGTACCTGATCTTCGTCAACATCGGCAAGAGCACGGGCATCGACCTGTACGGCTCGCGCGGCGGGCTGATCATCACGTACCTGACGTTCTCGCTGCCGTTCGCGATCTGGATGCTCATCGGCTACTTCGACTCGGTCCCCCGCGACCTGGACGAGGCGGCCATGGTGGACGGCTGCGGCCCGTTCGGCGCGCTGTTCCGGGTGGTCGTACCGGCCGCCGTGCCGGGCATCGTGGCGGTCGCCGTGTACGCGTTCATGACGGCGTGGGGAGAGGTGCTGTTCGCCTCCGTCATGACCAATGACAACACCAAGACGCTCGCCATCGGCCTGCAGAGCTACTCGACCGAGAACAACGTCTACTGGAACCAGATCATGGCGGCCTCGCTGGTCGTCAGTGTGCCCGTGGTCGTCGGGTTCCTCCTGCTCCAGCGCTACCTTGTCACCGGCCTCACCGCGGGCGCGGTCAAGTGACGGATTCAGAAAGGCAGTTCGTGAACGAGCTCGACGCCCTTCCGGCGGACTTCACCTGGGGCGTGGCCACCGCGTCGTACCAGATCGAGGGGGCCGTCGCCGAGGACGGCCGTGCCCCCTCGATCTGGGACACGTTCTCGCACACCCCCGGCAGGATCGCGGGCGACGACAACGGTGACGTGGCCTGCGACCACTACCACCGGGTGCCCGAGGACATCGGCCTGATGAAGGGCCTGGGCGTCGACGCCTACCGCTTCTCGCTGGCCTGGCCGCGCATCGTGCCGGACGGCGACGGCCAGGTGAACAAGGCCGGTCTGGACTTCTACGACCGGCTGGTGGACGGGCTGCTGGAAGCCGGCGTCACCCCCTTCGCGACCCTGTACCACTGGGACCTGCCGCAGGCGTCCCAGGACCGGGGCGGCTGGCCCGAGCGCGCGACCGCCGAGCACTTCGCCCGGTACGCGGGCATCGTGGTGGAACGCCTGGGCGACCGGGTGAAGGACTGGGCGACCCTGAACGAGCCGCTGTGCTCGTCGTGGATCGGCCACCTGGAGGGCACCATGGCGCCCGGTGTGCGCGACCTGACGGCCGCGGTACGCACCTCGTTCCACCTGCACCTGGGCCACGGCCTCGCCGTGCAGGCGATCCGTGCCGCGTCCTCGGACGCCCGGGTCGGCATCGTGAACAACCTGAGCCCGATCCTGCCCGCTTCGGACAGCGACGCGGACCGCGCCGCCGCCGTACGGGCCGACGGGCACACCAACCGCTGGTGGCTCGACCCGATCCACGGCCGCGGCTACCCCGAGGACATGGTCGAGGTCTACGGGGTCGACCTGCCGGTGCGCGACGGCGACCTGGAAACCATCGCCGCGCGGCTGGACTGGCTCGGACTGAACTACTACTTCCGGCAGTTCGTCCAGGACGATCCCGAGGGCCCGGCGCCGTTCGCGAAGATGGTGGACTCCCCGGTCGCGGACCGCCCGCACACGTACATGGACTGGGAGGTGTACGCCGACGGCCTGGAGGAACTGCTGGTGCGGGTGAGCGACGAGTACGCCCCCCGGCGCGTGTACGTCACGGAGAACGGCTCCGCCTACCAGGACGTCGTACGGGCCGACGGCACCGTCGACGACCCTGAGCGCACCGCCTACCTGGAGGAGCACCTGGCGGCTCTCGCCCGCGCCGCCGCCAAGGGCGCCCCGGTCGCGGGGTACTTCGCGTGGTCGCTGCTCGACAACTTCGAGTGGGCGTACGGCTACGACAAGCGGTTCGGCCTGGTGCACGTCGACTACGACACCCAGGTGCGGACGGTCAAGAGCAGCGGCAGGCGCTACGCCGAGATCATCCGGGGTGCCCGCGAGCGCGCCGGACGCGTCGCCTGACGCGCGGTGCCCGGCCGGGCACCCACGCGGACCCGTGGGGGCCGCCGCCCTCTCCCTCCTGGGAGGGCGGCGGCCCCCGCGGCCGTGTCCGTGCCTCCCCCGGCTCAGGGGTGCGCAGCCACCGGCGCGGTCAGTGCCGTGCCGGAGCTCGCCACCACCGACGCGGCGGCCCGCCCCGCGAAGGCCAGGATGTCCGCTGCCTGTTCGCGGGTCACCCGTACGGGCCCGCCGGGCGGCGGGGCCAGTGCCACGACCCGGTTCAGGACGGCCGCCGCGAAGGCGTCACCGGCGCCGATCGTGTTCACGACGGTGACGGGTGCCGCGGGCACCGCGACCCGCTCGCCGTCCGGGGTGAAGGCCACACTGCCGTCCGCGCCCCGGGTGAGCAGGGTGAGCCGGCCGCCGGCCGCGAGTTCCCGGCAGGCGTCCTCGGCGCCGCGGTCCGGCCAGAGCGCCGCCAGGTCCTCGTCACTCACCTTGACCACGTGCGCGTGCCGGCACAGCTCCCGCAGCAGCCGCGCGCCGTCCGCCGGGTCGATCGACCGGTCGGTGCGGACGTTCGGGTCGACCAGCAGGACGCAGGAGCGGGCCGCCGCCCGCGCCGTGGCCGCCACCGCCGCCGCGGCGGGCGGCACGACGGCGGCCAGCCCGCCCGCGTACACGGCGGCGAACTCGTCGGCACGCCCGGCGAGTTCGCTGATCCGGAAGGTGGCCGTGTCCGCGAGGTGGAAGTGGTAGCCGTTGCCGTCCGGCCGGGGGTCGGTGACCGCGAGCGTGGTGGGCAGCGGGGAGCGGGAGGTCAGCGAGAGGTCCACGCCCGCCCCGGTGAGCACGCGCTCCAGGTCGCCGGCGAAGGCGTCGCCGCCGAGCGAGCCGGCGAACCAGCTCGGTGTGGCGAGCCGCGCCAGCCCCACGGCGACGTTGACGGGCGCGCCGCCGGGCTCCGCCGCGTACCGCCGCACCCCCTGCGGTCCCTCCTCGTACGGCACGAGGTCGATCAGCGCCTCCCCGAGGACGAGGACGGCGCCGGGCGGCGGTACCCGGCTCACGGCTCGATCACGATCTTGCGGCCCTGACCCGCCTTGAAGCGGTCGAGCGCGCGCGGGTACTCCTCCAGCGGCATCCGGTCGCTGATGAAGACGGCCGGGTCGAGCACACCGCTCGCGAAGAGGGCGGCGGCCCGCTCGTAGCTGTGCAGGACCGCCATCGAGCCGGTGATGGTGATCTCCTGGTTGTAGATCTTGTACGGCTCGATGACGGCGGTCGTCGCGTAGTCCGCCACCCCGAACTGCAGGAAGGTGCCGCCCTTGGCGACCCTGCCGAGGCCGTCCTGGATGGCGCCCGCGTTGCCGGTGGCGTCCACGACGACGTCCCAGCCGCGTACGGTCTCCAGTTCGTCGGCGCTCGACGCGGAACGGGAGCAGCCGAGCTTCACGGCGGTGGTCAGGCGCTCGGGGTTGACGTCGAGCATGTCGACGCAGGCCGCGCCGGTGCGCTTGGCGAGTTCCAGCATCATCAGGCCCATGGTGCCCGAGCCGTAGATCAGCACCTGGGCACCCAGGGTGGAGTTGAGCACGTCGTATCCGCGTACGGCGCAGGACAGCGGCTCGATCAGCGCCGCGTCGTGCACGTCGATGTGGTCCGGCAGCTTCACGCAGTTGGCGACCGGGGCGAGTGCGAACTCGGCGGCGCCGCCCGGCTTGCTGACACCGATGGCGTTCCACCGCTCGCACAGGTTGCCCCGGCCGATGCGGCAGTAGTGACACTCGTGGCAGTAGAGCGAGGGGTCGACGGCGACCTTGTCCCCCACGGCCAGTTCGGTGACGTCCGAGCCGAGCGCGACGATCTCGCCGGCGAACTCGTGTCCGGGCACGATCGGCAGGGTCGGCGCGAACTCGCCCTGCAGGATGTGCAGATCGGTGCCGCACAGGCCGCACGCGGCGACCTTGACGAGGACGTCCCGGCGGCCCGGCGTCGGGTCGGGAACCGTCTCGACGGACACCTTGCCGGGCGACTCGATGATCGCTGCCCTCATTTGACTGCTCCAAGCGAAAGGCCCTGGACGAGTTTGTCCTGGGCGGCGAAGCCGGCGGCGAGCACCGGCAGGGACACGACGACGGACGCGGCGCACAGCTGGGCGAGGAACAGCCCCTGACTGGTGACGAATCCGGTCAGGAACACGGGGGCGGTCTCGGCGCGCACGCCGGTGAGCACCCGCGCGAACAGCAGCTCGTTCCAGCTGAAGATGAAGCAGATCAGCGAGGTCGCGGCGATGCCGGGCGCGGCCACCGGGGCCACCACCCGCACCAGCACGGTGGGCAGTCGCGCGCCGTCGACCTGTGCGGCCTCGATGATGGAGACCGGCACGTCCGCGAGGAACGACTGCATCATCCACACCGCGATGGGGAGGTTCATCGAGGTGTAGAGGATGACGAGCAGCCACACGTTGTCGAGCAGGCCGGTGTTCTTCGCGAACAGGTACACCGGCAGCAGGCCGGCGACGACCGGCAGCATCTTCGTCGACAGGAAGAAGAACATCACGTCGGTCCACTTCTCGACGCGCTTGATGGACAGCGCGTACGCGGCCGGCAGGGCCAGCACCAGGACGAGCGCGGTCGAAAGCAGCGACGAGGTGGCCGAGTTGATCAGCGGCGGCCAGGGGCTCGCGCCACCGCCCGCGCCGAAGAACACCTTGTATCCGGAGAGGGTCAAAGGCGCCGCGATCGACGGCGGGTTGGTGGCCGCGTCGGGCTCCGAGTGGAACGACGTGAGCAGCATCCACAGCGCCGGCAGGCAGAAGGCGATGCCGACGACCCAGGCGAGCATCCCGAGCCCGGCGGACCTGCGGCGCTGCTTGCGGGTCTGGGGCGCGTGCCGGACCCGCGCCGTGCGGGCTGCGGCGGGCGCTGACGCGGTGGTCGAGGTGGTGGTCATGCGCGGCCCGCCTCCTGGCTGAACAGGGACGAGACGACCCGCAGCGCGAAGGTCGCGATGATGATCGTGCCGATCACCACGACGACGCCCGCTGAGGAGGCGAGTCCGTACTCGTGGGCCTGGTAGAAGGTCTGGTAGATGGTGTACGGGAGGTTGGCGGTGCCGAGGCCGCCCGCCGTGATGGTGAACACCGCGTCGAAGTTCTGCACGATGTTGATCGAGCCGAGCAGGATGCCGAGTTCGAGGTAGCGGCGCAGGTGCGGCAGGGTCAGGTAGCGGAACATCTGCCACGCGCTCGCTCCGTCGAGGCGGGCCGCCTCCAGTGTCTCGGCCGGCCTGCTCTGCAGGCCCGCGAGCAGGATCAGCATCATGAACGGCGTCCACTGCCACACCAGCGCGATCTCCACGGCCGTGAGCGGCAGGTCGGAGATCCAGTCGGGCTGGACGGGGGTGTGGTCGCCGAACAGTGACGTCACCCAGGCCCACGCGCCGTTGAGCAGGCCGTACTCGGGGTTGTAGAGCACGTGCTTCCACAGCAGGGCGGCGGAGACGGGCACCAGCAGGAACGGGGTGATCAGCAGGGTGCGCACGAGGCCCCGGCCGAAGAACTTCCGGTCCAGCAGCAGCGCGAGGAGCAGGCCGATGACGACACTGGCGACCACCACGGTCACGGTGAGCAGGATCGTGGTGAGGACCGAGTCGCGCATGTCGGGATCGGTGAAGACGGTGGCGTAGTTCGACAGGCCGTGGAAGTGGCGTTCACCCGGGGCGAGTGAGTTCCAGTCGAAGAGGGAGATCACCAGGGTTGCCACGAAGGGCAGTTGGGTGACGGCGATAAGGAAGATCAGAGCGGGCATCAGCGGCGCGCGGGTGGCCCAGGCGCGCGCCCTGCCGCCGGGGGCCCGGCCGCCGCGGCGCGCGGTGCGCGCCGGGCCGGCCGGGGACAGCGCCGGGGTGGTGACGGAAGTGGTCACCGCTGCTCCTTGCCGGCCTTCTCGGCGAGGGCCTGGGAGGTCTTCAGCGCGGCGGCCACGGACTCCTTGCCGGCGATGGCGGAGCTGATCTCCTGGGAGACCTTCGTGCCGAGGTCGGTGAAGTCGGGGAAGTCGACGAACTGGATGCCAGGGGTGGGCCGCTGCTGCACGCCGGGGTTCTTCGGGTCGACGCCCGCGATGGAGGACTTGGTGATGTCCGCGAACGCGGAGGCGTCCTTCAGGTAGTCCGGGTTGGAGTAGGTGGAGGCCCGCTTGCCCGCGGGCACGTTCGGCCAGCCGATCTTCTGGCCG
Encoded proteins:
- a CDS encoding ROK family transcriptional regulator, encoding MAERGRRTVRDLRRGNRARVVQRLYFDGPLSRQELGAGTGLSSGSISNVVAELAAEGVLEEAGVVDSDGGRPRTLLRVAPAGGLLIGIDLGETRVRVELFDLSLTELARSDRLLEQHGYDVGLVLSHVRRGIAEVLQAAGADPAQLLGIGIGTPGIIESGGPDGAVVHGPTIGWSAVPFEKLLRAVIEVPAEVPLFIDNGAKTLGQAEMWFGGGRGAGTAAIALIGSGVGASVINGGALVEESRRRTAFEWGHTTVHMGGRRCRCGAIGCLEAYAGAEAMRERWREAGGPLPDDADDESALAALLEAAFPSDPADRPDPLAVSLLDETAECLGAALADVINVFLPDRVLLGGWAGLLIGPHLLPAIRRHAGRYSLGHAAARSTIEMGQLGPDAVTVGAATLPLAAFLARGGSRLPAPAGPPDGGLEVSTMRWRRTPAPGGAAAARTEAAAVADAVTPAAAADSPG
- a CDS encoding ABC transporter substrate-binding protein, translating into MRKTRAAAAVTVVTVMGSLLAACGGGSSTDGGGSNDSPKTLTYWASNQGPNVDYDKKTLGPELAKFQKQTGIKVKLEVIPWSDLLNRILAATTSGQGPDVLNIGNTWSASLQASGALLPWNKANFDAIGGKDRFNDSAVAAAGAEGKDPSAVPLYSLAYALYYNKQMFKDAGIASPPSTWADVVKDGQKISKNGTSGKWGLGLEGSNLQENIHTSYVLAKQHGADFFDKSGKPTFTSPGAVDAVMQYVDLMQKDKIINPGNAEYAQNQSLQDFAKGKTAMVVWQAAASNFTSQHMSTNDWGAVPMPVQSGTPGQGAQVNSMVAGINMAIFNNTKNVDGAKKFVKFMTSDDEQVILNKAYGSVPPVKAADSNPAFQQSDIQVMAKTLQTSATPLPQVPAESQYETQVGTAIKNLWADVAAGKTVTKDTVKSELSKAQQQMTQ
- a CDS encoding carbohydrate ABC transporter permease — protein: MAPPLSFLWSRGVLLSILVLFTLLPVYVMVSSSLKPLEDVQGKFTWIPSHLTIRPYIDIWSTVPLAKFFMNSAIVSVSATVCSVVIAVFAAYAVSRYRFRGKRLFTVTVLSTQMFPGILFLLPLYLIFVNIGKSTGIDLYGSRGGLIITYLTFSLPFAIWMLIGYFDSVPRDLDEAAMVDGCGPFGALFRVVVPAAVPGIVAVAVYAFMTAWGEVLFASVMTNDNTKTLAIGLQSYSTENNVYWNQIMAASLVVSVPVVVGFLLLQRYLVTGLTAGAVK
- a CDS encoding GH1 family beta-glucosidase; the encoded protein is MNELDALPADFTWGVATASYQIEGAVAEDGRAPSIWDTFSHTPGRIAGDDNGDVACDHYHRVPEDIGLMKGLGVDAYRFSLAWPRIVPDGDGQVNKAGLDFYDRLVDGLLEAGVTPFATLYHWDLPQASQDRGGWPERATAEHFARYAGIVVERLGDRVKDWATLNEPLCSSWIGHLEGTMAPGVRDLTAAVRTSFHLHLGHGLAVQAIRAASSDARVGIVNNLSPILPASDSDADRAAAVRADGHTNRWWLDPIHGRGYPEDMVEVYGVDLPVRDGDLETIAARLDWLGLNYYFRQFVQDDPEGPAPFAKMVDSPVADRPHTYMDWEVYADGLEELLVRVSDEYAPRRVYVTENGSAYQDVVRADGTVDDPERTAYLEEHLAALARAAAKGAPVAGYFAWSLLDNFEWAYGYDKRFGLVHVDYDTQVRTVKSSGRRYAEIIRGARERAGRVA
- a CDS encoding PfkB family carbohydrate kinase, which translates into the protein MSRVPPPGAVLVLGEALIDLVPYEEGPQGVRRYAAEPGGAPVNVAVGLARLATPSWFAGSLGGDAFAGDLERVLTGAGVDLSLTSRSPLPTTLAVTDPRPDGNGYHFHLADTATFRISELAGRADEFAAVYAGGLAAVVPPAAAAVAATARAAARSCVLLVDPNVRTDRSIDPADGARLLRELCRHAHVVKVSDEDLAALWPDRGAEDACRELAAGGRLTLLTRGADGSVAFTPDGERVAVPAAPVTVVNTIGAGDAFAAAVLNRVVALAPPPGGPVRVTREQAADILAFAGRAAASVVASSGTALTAPVAAHP
- a CDS encoding zinc-dependent alcohol dehydrogenase family protein; the encoded protein is MRAAIIESPGKVSVETVPDPTPGRRDVLVKVAACGLCGTDLHILQGEFAPTLPIVPGHEFAGEIVALGSDVTELAVGDKVAVDPSLYCHECHYCRIGRGNLCERWNAIGVSKPGGAAEFALAPVANCVKLPDHIDVHDAALIEPLSCAVRGYDVLNSTLGAQVLIYGSGTMGLMMLELAKRTGAACVDMLDVNPERLTTAVKLGCSRSASSADELETVRGWDVVVDATGNAGAIQDGLGRVAKGGTFLQFGVADYATTAVIEPYKIYNQEITITGSMAVLHSYERAAALFASGVLDPAVFISDRMPLEEYPRALDRFKAGQGRKIVIEP
- a CDS encoding carbohydrate ABC transporter permease → MTTTSTTASAPAAARTARVRHAPQTRKQRRRSAGLGMLAWVVGIAFCLPALWMLLTSFHSEPDAATNPPSIAAPLTLSGYKVFFGAGGGASPWPPLINSATSSLLSTALVLVLALPAAYALSIKRVEKWTDVMFFFLSTKMLPVVAGLLPVYLFAKNTGLLDNVWLLVILYTSMNLPIAVWMMQSFLADVPVSIIEAAQVDGARLPTVLVRVVAPVAAPGIAATSLICFIFSWNELLFARVLTGVRAETAPVFLTGFVTSQGLFLAQLCAASVVVSLPVLAAGFAAQDKLVQGLSLGAVK
- a CDS encoding carbohydrate ABC transporter permease, whose product is MTTSVTTPALSPAGPARTARRGGRAPGGRARAWATRAPLMPALIFLIAVTQLPFVATLVISLFDWNSLAPGERHFHGLSNYATVFTDPDMRDSVLTTILLTVTVVVASVVIGLLLALLLDRKFFGRGLVRTLLITPFLLVPVSAALLWKHVLYNPEYGLLNGAWAWVTSLFGDHTPVQPDWISDLPLTAVEIALVWQWTPFMMLILLAGLQSRPAETLEAARLDGASAWQMFRYLTLPHLRRYLELGILLGSINIVQNFDAVFTITAGGLGTANLPYTIYQTFYQAHEYGLASSAGVVVVIGTIIIATFALRVVSSLFSQEAGRA